From one Cyanobacterium stanieri PCC 7202 genomic stretch:
- a CDS encoding Iron-regulated ABC transporter permease protein SufD (PFAM: Uncharacterized protein family (UPF0051)~TIGRFAM: FeS assembly protein SufD~COGs: COG0719 ABC-type transport system involved in Fe-S cluster assembly permease component~InterPro IPR000825:IPR011542~KEGG: cyc:PCC7424_4731 FeS assembly protein SufD~PFAM: SufBD protein~SPTR: FeS assembly protein SufD;~TIGRFAM: FeS assembly protein SufD), producing MSDSVATLNPNNFQVNNDAYLGNLLQVGQNTKHNVNGDLGIFIEQLKQTFAKVVVKSNIPTNRDEAWRFTDLTALQKTDFHAPTKQNLSDSILDGFKLQEAPNSRLVFVNGFYDENLSDVSALPDGVYVGNLAGLDGSKKEKVSNFLGQNHSDNEVFSALNTAGINDAFVVWVDKNVEVDIPIHLLHIVAKEDLPILVQPRILMVGEVNSRCQIIEYYGATSVGCSDAVGGKPYFTNVVTEIHLQENASLNHCRIQRESGDGFHIAQSAIAQYRNSSYTINEISLGGKLYRHNLDIIQKGEQTYTNLHGLTMVQGKQIADTHSHVSLNHPYGTVNQLHKYILDDSGHGIFNGRVDVPKLAQETNAAQLNRNLLLSPKARINTKPELQITADNVKCAHGATVSQLEADEIFYLRSRGLNEDDARHLLLDAFAGEIIDKIPYQSLKQRLTQCVACRTID from the coding sequence ATGTCTGATTCTGTAGCTACTCTAAATCCCAATAATTTTCAAGTCAATAATGATGCTTATTTAGGTAATTTATTACAAGTAGGACAAAATACTAAACACAATGTCAATGGCGATTTAGGTATTTTTATTGAACAATTAAAACAAACATTTGCTAAGGTCGTTGTTAAATCTAACATTCCTACTAATAGGGATGAAGCATGGCGTTTTACTGATTTAACTGCATTACAAAAAACTGATTTTCATGCCCCTACTAAACAAAATTTATCTGACTCTATTTTAGATGGTTTTAAGTTGCAAGAAGCCCCTAATTCTCGATTAGTTTTTGTTAATGGTTTTTATGATGAGAATTTATCGGATGTTTCTGCATTACCTGATGGAGTCTATGTCGGTAATTTGGCAGGTTTGGATGGGAGTAAAAAGGAAAAGGTTAGTAATTTTTTAGGACAAAATCATTCTGACAATGAAGTTTTTTCCGCTCTCAATACCGCAGGGATTAATGATGCTTTTGTGGTGTGGGTGGATAAAAATGTGGAGGTTGATATTCCTATTCATTTACTCCATATCGTTGCTAAGGAAGATTTACCAATTTTGGTACAACCCCGTATTTTGATGGTTGGGGAGGTTAATTCCCGTTGTCAGATTATAGAATATTATGGGGCCACTAGCGTTGGTTGTTCTGATGCTGTGGGTGGTAAGCCTTATTTTACTAATGTTGTCACCGAAATTCATTTACAGGAAAATGCGTCTTTAAATCATTGTCGCATTCAACGGGAATCGGGGGATGGTTTTCATATTGCCCAAAGTGCGATCGCCCAGTACCGTAACAGTAGTTATACTATAAACGAAATAAGTTTGGGTGGAAAACTATACCGTCATAACCTAGACATAATCCAAAAAGGAGAACAAACCTACACCAACCTCCACGGTTTAACCATGGTACAGGGAAAACAGATAGCCGATACCCATAGCCACGTGAGTTTAAATCACCCCTATGGCACCGTAAACCAACTCCATAAGTACATTTTAGATGACTCTGGACACGGCATTTTTAACGGTAGGGTAGATGTGCCAAAACTTGCCCAAGAAACCAACGCCGCACAACTTAACCGCAATTTGTTACTATCTCCCAAGGCACGAATTAATACTAAACCCGAATTACAGATTACCGCCGATAACGTTAAATGCGCCCATGGTGCCACCGTTAGCCAACTAGAAGCCGATGAAATTTTTTATCTTCGTAGTCGTGGTTTAAATGAAGATGATGCCCGTCATCTTTTACTCGATGCTTTTGCCGGGGAAATTATTGATAAAATTCCTTATCAATCTTTAAAACAACGTTTAACCCAATGTGTTGCCTGTCGCACCATCGATTAA
- a CDS encoding GAF sensor hybrid histidine kinase (PFAM: GAF domain; Histidine kinase-, DNA gyrase B-, and HSP90-like ATPase; His Kinase A (phosphoacceptor) domain~COGs: COG2205 Osmosensitive K+ channel histidine kinase~InterProIPR016132:IPR005467:IPR001789:IPR003018:IPR 003661:IPR003594:IPR004358~KEGG: cyh:Cyan8802_2814 GAF sensor hybrid histidine kinase~PFAM: ATP-binding region ATPase domain protein; histidine kinase A domain protein; GAF domain protein~SMART: ATP-binding region ATPase domain protein; GAF domain protein; histidine kinase A domain protein~SPTR: Sensor protein) translates to MANYNLSLNKKIISHQMLNKLSHLWKKTAQKQGDNFIFISQSNFNKTKQSAIRNLYYHNFQLIINPDLQALLLVEKQINDFYSQVTISFSYQEIKKFYEKIKPVLSLQCNKKIQDNLSKIKENNNLAETFIVEVLEIFSNPLDLEEKYHKNVLIDDSPIETILQNRIQQEEILHTLTQKIQDNIDLKPIIQSTIEQVQSLLKIDRLLVYQINVPSKNNGEQLFIDTVTYETKASEEITSLLNFSESDCFKNINTQDKYAEDFILIVNDIDNCNLDSCLSDVMRELKVKAKIAIPIVVKHKIWALLIAHQCDKVRTWHDNEIKFLKHISEYLAVAVYQYDYYQQLQDQKKALEKQVEKKAKQLQDALILAEVAQQSKSEFLGSISHELRTPLTCIIGLSGTLLHWSKDGADNVLTPEKQTRYLKIIQDNGRKLLQLINNILDFTEIESGKYLLNIDGVSLNNICKMVLLYGLEIARNKGVMVQMDYQIDDEGDLFYADGERLYQILLNLVDNAIKFTGAGGEVVLRVWREGNQAVFQVEDTGIGIGQEQLPLLFTKFQQLENYRTRTNPGTGLGLALTKHLVELHGGIIEVESMIDKGSSFTVYLPNSDSSSLIRQQQRSNVLDSEGNKTVVVICEDDEIGTFLCELLTAANYQVIWLFDAIDAVSKIELINPRAIILEQNQSVSLALAMEIKALSAPNVYLMVIRDEISGQDWEQLSNFGVDEYLLKPLQPRILLKKINRVMG, encoded by the coding sequence ATGGCTAACTATAATCTCTCTCTCAATAAAAAAATTATCTCTCATCAGATGTTAAATAAACTATCTCATCTGTGGAAAAAAACTGCTCAAAAGCAGGGAGATAATTTTATTTTTATTAGTCAGAGTAATTTTAATAAAACGAAACAATCAGCTATCAGAAATCTTTATTATCATAATTTTCAGCTAATTATTAATCCTGATTTACAGGCACTTTTGCTAGTAGAAAAACAAATTAATGATTTTTATTCCCAAGTTACTATTAGTTTTAGTTATCAAGAAATTAAAAAATTTTATGAAAAAATAAAGCCTGTTTTAAGTTTACAATGTAATAAAAAAATTCAAGATAATCTTAGTAAAATAAAAGAAAATAATAACCTTGCCGAAACATTTATAGTAGAAGTATTGGAAATTTTTAGTAATCCCCTAGACCTAGAAGAAAAATATCATAAAAATGTCTTAATTGATGATTCACCCATCGAAACAATCCTGCAAAATAGAATTCAACAGGAGGAAATTTTACATACCTTAACCCAAAAAATTCAGGATAATATTGATTTAAAACCAATTATTCAAAGTACCATTGAACAGGTTCAAAGTTTATTAAAAATAGATCGTCTTTTGGTCTATCAGATTAATGTACCATCGAAAAACAATGGAGAACAACTATTTATTGATACTGTCACCTATGAAACTAAAGCCTCGGAGGAAATTACATCTCTACTAAATTTTAGTGAGAGTGACTGTTTCAAAAACATTAATACTCAGGATAAATATGCAGAGGATTTTATCTTGATTGTCAATGATATTGATAACTGTAACTTAGATAGTTGTCTAAGTGACGTGATGCGGGAGTTAAAAGTTAAGGCAAAAATTGCCATTCCCATTGTGGTTAAACACAAAATATGGGCTTTATTAATTGCTCATCAGTGTGACAAGGTAAGAACTTGGCATGACAATGAAATTAAGTTTCTCAAACATATCAGCGAATATTTGGCAGTGGCGGTATATCAATATGACTACTATCAACAGTTGCAGGATCAGAAAAAAGCCTTAGAAAAACAGGTGGAAAAAAAAGCCAAACAATTGCAGGATGCTTTGATTTTGGCGGAAGTGGCTCAACAGTCTAAGAGTGAATTTTTGGGTAGCATTAGCCATGAGTTAAGAACTCCTTTAACTTGTATCATTGGCTTATCGGGTACTTTGCTACATTGGTCAAAGGATGGGGCGGATAATGTTTTGACTCCAGAAAAACAAACCCGATATTTGAAAATAATTCAAGATAATGGGCGTAAGTTATTACAGTTAATCAATAATATTCTTGATTTCACAGAAATTGAGTCGGGTAAGTATTTATTAAATATTGATGGGGTTTCCCTTAATAATATTTGTAAGATGGTTTTACTTTATGGTTTGGAAATTGCCCGTAATAAAGGGGTAATGGTACAAATGGACTATCAAATTGATGATGAGGGAGATTTATTTTATGCTGATGGTGAAAGGCTGTATCAGATATTGCTTAATTTAGTTGACAACGCTATTAAGTTTACTGGGGCAGGGGGAGAAGTGGTTTTAAGGGTGTGGAGAGAGGGAAATCAAGCGGTGTTTCAGGTGGAGGATACGGGGATTGGCATTGGTCAGGAGCAACTTCCTTTATTGTTTACTAAATTTCAACAATTAGAAAATTATCGTACTCGTACTAACCCTGGGACGGGGTTGGGCTTAGCTCTTACGAAGCATTTGGTGGAACTCCATGGGGGTATCATCGAAGTGGAGTCGATGATTGATAAGGGTTCTAGTTTTACGGTTTATTTACCTAATTCTGATTCTAGTTCTTTGATACGACAGCAACAGCGGTCAAATGTTTTGGACTCGGAGGGTAATAAAACGGTGGTGGTAATTTGTGAGGATGATGAGATTGGAACTTTTTTGTGTGAGTTGTTGACGGCAGCTAATTATCAGGTGATTTGGTTATTTGATGCTATTGATGCGGTGAGTAAGATTGAGTTAATTAATCCTCGGGCGATTATTTTGGAGCAAAATCAATCAGTTTCTTTGGCTTTGGCGATGGAAATTAAGGCTTTGAGCGCTCCTAATGTTTATTTGATGGTAATTCGGGATGAGATTAGTGGTCAGGATTGGGAGCAGTTGTCTAATTTTGGGGTGGATGAGTATTTGTTAAAGCCTTTACAACCGAGGATTTTGTTGAAGAAGATTAATCGGGTGATGGGTTGA
- a CDS encoding protein of unknown function DUF1400 (PFAM: Alpha/beta hydrolase of unknown function (DUF1400)~COGs: COG4188 dienelactone hydrolase~InterPro IPR010802~KEGG: cyt:cce_2406 hypothetical protein~PFAM: protein of unknown function DUF1400~SPTR: Putative uncharacterized protein), translating into MMIFKSRQITALALSAIATITTTGITEIIHHQEAIARNISFIYSPLSLTLRVESLQLFAETGTVNRNLQTYLNLAGVNEEQKQQFREALTTPVEVDPILISRILNTDEAERLLNYFGSVINIKGGSNGKYLLRGALITSALQPEGLKLINILNNLAVDVEIDIRRILRYTQQIETVLQASAIFEQEVINQAEIQTISSIDINYENLPDIRQPGNIPFNHETINLFDQSRNRTYYAELYYPTTIVENTPVVVISHGLSSRPEDFGARAQHLASYGYLVIAPQHPGSDILQTQNFIEGFTRELFIRNEFINRPLDITHTLDELERMNQSRWQGNLDLENVGIFGHSFGGYTALAVGGATFDWERLAERCSLDIGNLNTALILQCRALQLPQEDYQFRDERIKAIFAMNPVNGAIFGPDGLNNLETPLFIAAGSYDPATPFVFELAQTHPLLDIPDVYLQLQEGQAHVDFSQLDAGISDLLNTVTNLTLPSPVLLNEYTHSMMLAFFEVHTRDNQNYAPYLEAGYAEYLSQGQEFKTYLVREESIPALREVYQRFVDQNADIIFSNQ; encoded by the coding sequence ATGATGATATTTAAATCTCGACAAATTACTGCCCTTGCCCTGAGTGCGATCGCAACCATAACCACCACAGGCATCACCGAGATTATCCACCACCAAGAGGCGATCGCCCGTAACATATCATTCATATACAGTCCCCTCAGCCTAACCCTCAGAGTAGAATCCCTACAACTATTTGCCGAAACAGGCACCGTTAACCGTAATCTACAAACCTACCTTAACCTTGCAGGGGTAAACGAAGAACAAAAACAACAATTTAGAGAAGCCCTAACCACCCCCGTAGAAGTAGATCCCATTTTGATCTCCCGTATCCTCAACACCGACGAAGCCGAAAGACTCCTCAACTACTTTGGCAGTGTCATCAACATCAAAGGAGGCAGTAACGGTAAATACCTACTCCGTGGCGCCCTAATCACCTCCGCTCTCCAACCCGAAGGGCTAAAATTGATCAACATCCTTAATAATCTTGCCGTCGATGTAGAAATCGACATCAGACGCATCCTACGCTACACCCAACAAATCGAAACCGTCCTCCAAGCCAGTGCCATCTTTGAACAAGAAGTAATCAACCAAGCCGAAATACAAACCATTTCATCCATCGACATCAACTACGAAAATCTGCCTGATATTCGTCAACCAGGTAACATTCCCTTTAACCACGAAACCATCAACCTATTCGATCAATCCCGTAATCGAACCTATTACGCCGAACTATATTACCCCACCACCATCGTCGAAAATACCCCCGTAGTAGTCATCTCCCACGGACTCAGTTCCCGTCCCGAAGACTTTGGAGCGAGGGCGCAACACCTTGCCTCCTACGGTTATCTGGTCATCGCCCCCCAACACCCCGGCAGTGACATTCTACAAACTCAAAACTTTATCGAAGGATTCACCCGAGAATTATTTATTAGAAATGAATTTATAAATCGTCCCCTCGACATTACCCATACCCTCGACGAACTAGAACGAATGAATCAGTCTCGATGGCAGGGCAACCTAGACCTAGAAAATGTTGGTATTTTTGGACATTCCTTCGGAGGATATACAGCCCTTGCCGTAGGAGGAGCCACCTTTGATTGGGAAAGACTAGCCGAACGCTGTTCCCTCGATATTGGTAATCTTAATACCGCTCTCATTTTGCAATGTAGAGCCTTACAACTGCCCCAAGAAGACTATCAATTTAGAGATGAGAGGATCAAAGCCATTTTTGCCATGAATCCCGTCAACGGAGCTATTTTTGGGCCTGACGGATTAAATAATTTAGAAACACCCCTATTCATCGCCGCAGGAAGTTATGACCCCGCCACCCCCTTCGTATTTGAATTAGCCCAAACCCATCCCCTCCTAGATATTCCCGATGTTTATTTACAATTACAAGAAGGACAAGCCCACGTGGACTTTTCCCAACTTGATGCAGGGATAAGCGATTTATTAAATACCGTTACCAATTTAACTCTCCCCTCCCCCGTGCTTCTCAATGAATATACCCACTCTATGATGTTGGCATTTTTTGAGGTACATACAAGAGATAATCAGAATTATGCTCCTTATCTTGAAGCAGGATATGCAGAATATTTGAGTCAAGGTCAAGAGTTTAAAACTTATTTAGTACGAGAAGAATCAATTCCTGCCCTCAGAGAAGTTTATCAAAGGTTCGTTGATCAAAATGCAGACATTATTTTTAGTAATCAATAA
- a CDS encoding FeS assembly ATPase SufC (PFAM: ABC transporter~TIGRFAM: FeS assembly ATPase SufC~COGs: COG0396 ABC-type transport system involved in Fe-S cluster assembly ATPase component~InterPro IPR003439:IPR017871:IPR010230:IPR003593~KEGG: cyc:PCC7424_4730 FeS assembly ATPase SufC~PFAM: ABC transporter related~SMART: AAA ATPase~SPTR: FeS assembly ATPase SufC;~TIGRFAM: FeS assembly ATPase SufC), whose protein sequence is MTETILSVRNLTASVDGTPILKGVNLEIKAGEVHAIMGRNGSGKSTLSKVLTGHPEYEVTGGEVIYKGENLLEKEPDERALAGIFLAFQYPLEIPGVSNLDFLRVAYNARCKYLGLEEIDAFDFEDLIEEKLGVVKMDSAFLSRSLNEGFSGGEKKRNEILQMALLEPNLGILDEIDSGLDIDALRIVSEGVNQLKKPDNAFLLITHYQRLLDYITPDFIHVMSQGKIVMSGDKSLALELEDKGYNFLEDEELVEV, encoded by the coding sequence ATGACTGAAACTATATTATCTGTCCGTAACCTTACCGCTTCCGTAGATGGCACTCCTATCCTCAAAGGGGTTAACCTAGAAATCAAAGCAGGAGAAGTCCATGCTATCATGGGGCGTAACGGTTCAGGAAAAAGTACCCTCTCCAAAGTTTTAACAGGGCATCCTGAATATGAAGTTACAGGGGGAGAGGTAATTTATAAAGGGGAGAATTTATTAGAAAAAGAGCCTGATGAGAGAGCATTGGCAGGAATTTTCTTGGCTTTCCAATATCCTTTAGAAATCCCTGGGGTAAGTAATTTAGACTTTTTGAGAGTGGCTTATAATGCCCGTTGTAAATATTTAGGTTTAGAAGAAATCGACGCTTTTGATTTTGAAGATTTGATCGAAGAAAAATTGGGCGTTGTCAAAATGGATTCGGCTTTCCTCAGTCGTAGCTTAAATGAGGGTTTTTCTGGAGGAGAGAAAAAGCGCAATGAAATTCTACAGATGGCTTTATTAGAGCCTAATTTGGGGATTTTAGATGAGATTGATTCAGGGTTAGATATTGATGCTTTACGCATTGTTTCTGAGGGGGTAAATCAGTTGAAAAAACCTGATAATGCTTTCTTGTTAATTACCCATTATCAAAGGTTATTAGATTATATTACTCCTGATTTTATCCATGTTATGTCCCAAGGAAAAATTGTCATGAGTGGAGATAAAAGTTTAGCCCTTGAGTTGGAAGATAAGGGATACAATTTCTTGGAAGATGAGGAGTTAGTGGAAGTTTAA
- a CDS encoding protein of unknown function Spy-related protein (InterPro IPR012899~KEGG: syn:sll0858 hypothetical protein~PFAM: protein of unknown function Spy-related~SPTR: Sll0858 protein) encodes MREKVIMKNNISRFLVVTTLLTFAGVGRAIALDANTIDLEASLLNETIELAQAREGNQRWGNNKGGQSRLIQELNLTQEQQQQMQQIKNRYEPQMSSLRQQIRTERQTLQTMMSNNESADAIRAQNETISNLTQQMRNVGFETMLEMREVLTPQQRDQLTQMMNERRSSNRQNR; translated from the coding sequence ATGAGGGAAAAAGTGATTATGAAGAACAATATTAGTCGTTTTTTAGTTGTAACGACCCTATTAACCTTTGCAGGTGTCGGCAGGGCGATCGCCCTTGATGCTAACACCATCGATCTCGAAGCCAGTTTATTAAACGAAACCATCGAACTAGCCCAAGCCAGAGAAGGCAATCAGAGATGGGGCAATAACAAAGGAGGGCAAAGCCGTTTAATTCAAGAATTAAACCTAACCCAAGAACAACAACAGCAAATGCAACAAATCAAAAATCGATATGAGCCTCAAATGTCGAGCCTTAGACAACAAATTCGTACCGAGCGCCAAACTCTTCAAACCATGATGAGTAACAACGAATCCGCCGACGCTATCAGAGCTCAAAACGAAACCATCTCCAACCTCACCCAACAAATGCGTAACGTTGGTTTTGAAACCATGCTCGAAATGCGTGAAGTGCTAACCCCCCAACAAAGAGATCAACTCACCCAGATGATGAACGAAAGAAGATCTAGCAATCGTCAAAATCGTTAA
- a CDS encoding hypothetical protein (KEGG: cyc:PCC7424_3295 hypothetical protein~SPTR: Putative uncharacterized protein) has translation MTKFFHDHSSDDEELVDFLKNYCPATPSEQFDTEEQLFRAIAQEKKSSHNKYFSWRWAIPTSLITGMLVFWGVSTSQRITPQVAQEEGELDAFIMEVWSYSSMDQNQEFDPDSDFVTLGNEF, from the coding sequence ATGACAAAATTTTTCCATGACCATTCTTCCGATGACGAAGAACTTGTCGACTTCCTCAAAAATTATTGTCCTGCCACTCCTTCAGAACAGTTTGACACTGAAGAACAATTGTTCAGGGCGATCGCTCAGGAAAAGAAATCTAGTCATAATAAATATTTTAGTTGGCGCTGGGCTATTCCTACCAGTCTAATAACGGGAATGCTCGTTTTTTGGGGTGTATCCACATCCCAGAGAATCACCCCCCAAGTGGCGCAAGAAGAGGGCGAATTAGATGCTTTTATCATGGAAGTATGGTCTTATTCCTCGATGGATCAGAATCAAGAATTTGATCCTGATTCTGATTTCGTCACCTTGGGTAACGAATTTTAA
- a CDS encoding ferripyochelin binding protein (PFAM: Bacterial transferase hexapeptide (three repeats)~COGs: COG0663 Carbonic anhydrase/acetyltransferase isoleucine patch superfamily~InterPro IPR001451~KEGG: mar:MAE_30050 ferripyochelin binding protein~SPTR: Ferripyochelin binding protein), whose translation MQTLTQNNFPHVAFIADNASVMGDVTLGEGVSIWYSAVVRADVEKIIVGAYTNIQDGAILHGDPGKVTILEDYVTVGHRAVIHAAHIGKGCLIGIGAVVLDDVTIGEGSIIGAGCVVTKDVPPYSLMVGIPAKKAKDVTPSQQKDLIEHAMKYYQLGLYHRGKSHHKGFE comes from the coding sequence ATGCAAACGTTAACTCAAAATAACTTTCCCCATGTTGCTTTTATCGCTGACAATGCTTCTGTGATGGGAGATGTAACCCTAGGAGAAGGGGTAAGTATTTGGTATTCTGCCGTAGTTAGGGCTGATGTTGAAAAAATTATTGTGGGTGCTTATACTAATATCCAAGATGGGGCAATATTACACGGAGATCCCGGAAAAGTTACTATCTTAGAGGATTATGTAACTGTGGGACATCGTGCAGTAATTCACGCCGCCCATATTGGTAAAGGATGTTTAATTGGTATTGGTGCAGTGGTTTTGGATGATGTCACCATAGGAGAGGGAAGTATCATCGGCGCTGGTTGTGTTGTAACCAAGGATGTGCCACCTTATTCTTTGATGGTAGGAATTCCTGCCAAGAAAGCAAAAGATGTGACTCCTTCTCAACAAAAAGATTTAATTGAACACGCTATGAAATACTATCAGTTGGGATTATATCATCGAGGAAAAAGTCATCATAAAGGTTTTGAATAA
- a CDS encoding RNA polymerase, sigma subunit, ECF family (PFAM: Sigma-70, region 4; Sigma-70 region 2~TIGRFAM: RNA polymerase sigma factor, sigma-70 family~COGs: COG1595 DNA-directed RNA polymerase specialized sigma subunit sigma24 homolog~InterPro IPR007627:IPR013249:IPR014284~KEGG: cyt:cce_2424 RNA polymerase sigma factor~PFAM: sigma-70 region 2 domain protein; Sigma-70 region 4 type 2~SPTR: Group 4 sigma-70 RNA polymerase sigma factor H;~TIGRFAM: RNA polymerase sigma factor, sigma-70 family) produces the protein MTVLADDHTKMTDSELIQRCQLGDESSFRLLYQRYRQKVRATLFKLCGKEILDDLTQEVFLKAWKALPKLRESSYFSTWLYRICWNVACDRRRQLARIRRDKKTLYQYAPEVVSDQGELLQIHYKEIVQQGLENLKMDHRVVLVLHDLEDVPQKEIAEILSIPLGTVKSRLFNARKAMRKYLEHQGVKI, from the coding sequence ATGACAGTGTTAGCGGATGATCACACCAAAATGACGGATTCTGAATTAATTCAGAGGTGTCAACTTGGCGACGAGAGTTCCTTTCGTTTACTTTATCAACGTTACCGACAAAAAGTAAGAGCAACTTTGTTCAAACTGTGCGGTAAAGAAATACTCGACGATTTAACTCAAGAAGTTTTCCTCAAAGCGTGGAAAGCGTTGCCAAAACTTAGGGAATCGAGCTATTTTTCCACTTGGTTATACCGTATTTGTTGGAACGTTGCGTGCGATCGCCGCAGACAGTTAGCCCGGATCCGTAGAGATAAAAAAACCCTTTATCAATATGCTCCGGAGGTTGTCTCTGACCAAGGAGAATTGTTACAAATACACTATAAGGAAATAGTGCAACAAGGTTTAGAAAATCTCAAAATGGATCATCGTGTGGTTTTAGTATTACATGACTTGGAAGATGTACCGCAAAAAGAGATTGCCGAAATTTTATCAATTCCTTTGGGTACAGTAAAATCAAGACTTTTTAATGCTCGTAAAGCCATGCGTAAATATTTAGAACATCAGGGGGTAAAAATATGA